A stretch of the Zonotrichia leucophrys gambelii isolate GWCS_2022_RI unplaced genomic scaffold, RI_Zleu_2.0 Scaffold_159_108453, whole genome shotgun sequence genome encodes the following:
- the LOC135461060 gene encoding serine/threonine-protein kinase PAK 3-like: MSFQVAIKILSLEEGMSEELAANEILAMRDNRSPNIVIYSDSYLVDAELWLAMEFMDSGTLFDVLRAVYLEEGQIGAVCRECLQGLHFFHSRQVIHRDIKSNNVLVDMDGSVKLGDFGLCAQLSPERSKRSSSIGTPSWMAPEVVRGEAYGPKVYMWSLGIIGLEMVEGEAPYEGEAHLRVYELIERNGPPKLQKPRHHSALLHDFLRCCLQADEDRRCSAQELLQHPFVTSGHAASSLAALIISAEQGQEDWRGDT, translated from the exons ATGTCATTTCAGGTGGCAATCAAGATCCTGTCACTTGAGGAGGGGATGTCCGAGGAGCTGG CAGCCAATGAAATCCTGGCCATGAGGGACAACAGGAGTCCCAATATCGTTATCTATTCAGACAG ctACCTGGTGGATGCGGAGCTCTGGCTGGCCATGGAGTTCATGGACAGTGGTACCTTGTTTGATGTGCTCAGGGCAGTGTACCTGGAGGAAGGACAGATAGGCGCTGTCTGTCGGG agtGCCTGCAAGGACTGCATTTCTTTCATTCCCGCCAAGTCATCCACAGAGACATCAAAAGCAACAACGTCCTTGTGGACATGGATGGATCTGTCAAGTTGG GTGACTTTGgcctctgtgctcagctcagccctgagcgCAGCAAGCGCAGCTCCAGCATCGGCACTCCCAGCTGGATGGCACCGGAGGTGGTGAGAGGAGAAGCCTACGGCCCCAAAGTGTACATGTGGTCCCTGGGGATCATAGGGCTGGAAATGGTGGAAGGGGAAGCTCCTTACGAGGGGGAAGCCCATCTCAGG GTTTATGAACTGATAGAAAGGAATGGGCCCCCAAAACTGCAGAAGCCCAGGCACCACTCAGCTCTCCTGCACGACTTCCTCcgctgctgcctgcaggcagacGAGGACAGGCGCTGCTCTGCCCAGGAACTCCTGCAg CATCCCTTTGTGACCTCAGGCCATGCTGCCTCCAGCTTGGCTGCTCTGATCATCTCAGCCGAGCAAGGGCAGGAAGACTGGAGAGGAGACACCTGA